The Stigmatella aurantiaca DW4/3-1 genome contains the following window.
CCACGATGCCGCCGGTGAAGGTGCGGCTCTGGCCCGAGGCGGTGAAGAGGTGGGAGGACTCCTGGTCCGACAATGTCCGCGGGGATCCATCGAAGGCGAAGCCCAGGTCCATCAGGCCCATGCCCTGGTTGTTCGAGAACAGGTTGTCGTTGGCCCCCGTGCCCGTCATGTAGTGGGCGGAGTTCATCAGGTAAGCCTTCGTCATCGCCGCGCTGGGCGGGGGCAGGCCCTGATTGATGAAGTACTGGCGCACCAGCGCCGCGCCGCCGGCGGCCGCCGGGGTAGAGTGGCTGGTGCCCGAGGAGGCCGTGTACCACTGCTGACCGACCGGGTAGTAATCGTTCTGCGGCCCGCCGCAGACGCCTTCGGCGGTGAAGCAGCCGAGCGCCTTGCCATTCGCGACCGCGGGCGGGTTGGCGCGCTGACCGGCATCCTGGGCCACGCCTCCGGCCACGTGCGTGCCGGGGGCCATGAGGTCCGGCTTCTTGCGGCCGTCGGCGGTAGGACCGCGGCTGGAGAAAGAGGCAACGTCGTTGAGGCTGTTGGCTTCGCTGTCAGAGGTGCCGCAGAGGTCCGAGGCGCCGAAGGCGCGCACGTTCTCGGAGGCTCCCACGGTGATGACGTTCTTGGCGGTGCCGGGCGTGCCCACGGAACCGGCCGCCGTGCCGTCGTTCCCTGCGGCGAAGAGGATGACCATCTCCTGGTTGCCGGGGGCTGGCACGGCCGAGCCGGTGGGCTGCGCATCGCGCACCAGCGCGTCGTAGGCCTGCGCGTCCACGTCGTAGCTGTCGTCGGGCGCGCCCCAGCTGTTGCTGCTGATGCGCATGCCATCGCGGTACGCGCGAGACTGGAGATCCTCGTAGTCGGGCGAGGTGAAGTTGTCGGGATCGAACACCACGGAGGAGCCCACCTTCACGAAGGGCGCCACGCCCAGGCCGTGGGTAAAGCCCGTCGCGTCGGTGTAGGGCGCACCGGTCAGGCTGGAGTAGCCCGCGACGATGTGCGCGTTCAGGTTGCCGTGGCCATCGCAGCCCTGGATCGTGCTGCCGGAGTTCGCGGTGCCCTCCAGGCGGTTGTAGACGACGCGGCCCGCGGCGGTGACGTCACCGGCCGTATAGAGGCCAAAGTGGTTGGGCACCTGGGTGCCGTTGTCCAGGCCGCTGTCCGACACATCCACGCCGAAGCCAGAGGCGGTGAACTGCGCCTGGGTGAAGCCCTTGGAGGCCAGCCACGCCAGATAGCCCGGCCCGGAGGGCACGTTGCCGGTGACCTGGCCGGCGAGGATCATGTTCTGCCGCTCGTCGACCTTCTTCGGAGGGAAGGACGGCTGGATGGACACCACATCCGGCCGGGCGGCAATCTCGTAGAGCTGCGGGAGCGTCAGGGCGGTCGTGACGTTGACGTAGCCGAGCGCCTCGCGAATCCGTCCCTCGCGGGACTGGAGCTGGCGGATGAGGGCGAGCGTCGTCCCGTTCGCCTCGTCATCCTTCACGAGTTGGACGGTATAGGTGGACGTGACGGCCTTGAGGACAGAAGGGTGGAGCTTGTAGTCGTTCAGGTAGTCGCCGTTCCACTGGACGGCGCGGGCCGTGCGCACGTGGGTGTCCAGCCGGTCCAGCGCGCCCGCATCGCCGTAGACCAGGTAGGCGTTGTGGGGGATGTAGGTGATGATCTGAACGCCGGTGGCTTCCAGCGCCTGGTACCACGCGGGCTGGATGGGCCCTGCGAACTGCACCAGGTGCAGGCCCTTGCCGGCGGTGCGGGCCTTCATCCCGCGCAGGGACTGGCCATGCTCCGAGGCGGTGTCGATGACCCCCGCGTTCAGCAGGAGTTGGTTGGAGTCATCCCTCAGCTCCACGCTCTCGGTGGCGGAGAGGGCGGCGAGCGCCTCGTCATCCACCTGCACCAGCTTGAAGGACCCGTAGTCGCCAATCACCTGGTGGGGCGTGCCGCTCTTCTCCCAGCGCGCGGCCTGCTCGGCGCTGAGCTGGACTTTGTGGAGCGAGGCCTCCGCCCGGTATCCCTCGGAGGGTGAGAGGGCGGTGTCACTTCCAGGGCCGTCACAGGCCAGCAAGGTCACGAGCCAGAGGGCCCCGATTACCTGAGCGCTGCGCGCACGAGGACCCAGTCCGGAGGCCCGGGTTGCGGATGTTGTCATGATGTTTGACCCCGAGAACGGCCACCGCGGGCGTGGGACGCCGATGGGACCGCGTGTGTGCCGGGGGCTGAGACCGTCAGTGTGACAAAGAAACTTTCAGCCCGGCTTGAATAACTGTGCACGACTAAACACAAAAATTCAATTCATCCACGGGGGTTTCATTTTTTGAGAAAGGCACGCAGCTCAACCTTGTTCAAAGGCTGTCTGGTTTTTCTGGGAGTGTTTGGTTTGACGGGCGCTGCGAACCTGGAGGGCCAATGGGCACTCCATCCATCCTCCCTTCAGGCCGTCGCGGTGTGCTCCAGGAGTTCGCGCAGCCGCGCCCGGAGGGTGGCTCCGACGGGCGCGCCCTCGCTGAGCGCGCTCACCACCGCTCCGTCCAGGAGGGCGAGCACCAGTGGGGGGCTGGGGCGGCGCGGGCTGCTGGGCATCGAGGCGGCGATGAGTTCCCCCAGGGCCTCGTCGAGGTGTCCGCGCCCCCGGGCGAGTGCCGCCGCGAGGGCCGTCCGGCGCCCGCAGGCCAGCAGCAACTCGTAATGGGCTTGGATGGAAGCCCTGCCCCCGGGCGGGAGCATCGCTTGCGTCACCCACCGGGCCAGATCCGCCTGAGCGGGGTGGGTCCGCACGTGCCGCGTGGTGCGCCGGACCTGCTCCACCCACCGGTGCAACAGCGCCGTCAGGGCCTCGGCGATGAGTTCATCCAAGGAGGTGAAGTAGTAGGTGATGGCGGCGAGCGGCACCTTGGCGGCAATGGCGACGGAGCGGGCGCTCACGGCCTCCAGGCCCTGCTCCAGCAGCACGTGCAAGACTCCCTGAATGAGCTGAGCCCTGCGCCGCCGTCCCCGCTCCTGGTGCGTGCCTCGGGAGCCCGGGGAAGGCATCAGTGACCTCCCCCGGTCAGGGCAAGCCCAGTGACGCCGGCGATGATGAGCCCGATGGAGACGAGCTTCACTGCGGAGACCGCCTCGTTGAACAGCAGGATGCCAAGTGTGGCGGTCAGCGCCGCGCCGATGCCCGTCCACACGGCATAGGAGGGCCCCGCGGGCAGGGTCTTCATCGCCCAGGCCAGTCCCCCGAAGCTCACCATGGCCAGCACCCCGAACGTCACGCTGGGCCCCAGGCGGGTGAAGCCCTCGGACTTCTTGAGCGCGATCGCCCACCCGGATTCCAGCACCCCCGAGACAATCAGAACGAACCAAGCCATGTGCATCTCCCTGAAGTGGTACGAGCGTACCAGTTTTTGGGGAGATTCATGAATAAGGCCCCTTACCCAGCGAGCAGCACGGCGTCCTCACAGGGCGGAGGTGTATTTTTGGGAAGCCTCGTCGAAACCGATGATGGGGGCTGCGATCAAGCCATCAGACAAGCGGCGTCCTCCGAGAGGATCGATGGCCTCGATGGTGTAGGGGGGGGCGTGCCGGTCCAGGCCCGAGATGATCACATCGAAGGTGGTTGCCGGGCCGCCCTGTGGCACGAACCAGTGGATGTTGTTGCGTTGCGAGCACATGGTTGAGACTTCACCCAGGGCCGCGAGATGGTCGCGTGTAGGACGGACCACCATCGATCCGGCTTCATCCCTGACCCGGTCGAAGTTGCGGATGCGGAGACGGCCTTCGACGACCATGTGCGCGGAGACCATGTTCTGGTGCCCATGCGGGGTGATGACGTTGTGTGGCTGGAACGCGAAGAGGGCCGTGGCGTAGTTCAGACGGCGTGGCGCATTCGCGTCATCGAGAAACACGACAGAGCGTTTCTGGGGATCGTTGGTCCCGCCAACGCCGCCCGCGTTGAGCCGGGATCGGCCCACCACAGCCATCAGCTCCCCCACATCGACTTCGGCGGCCAGCCGTTCCACCTCCGTGCACCAGTTCACCGGGCGGAGCTGGCCGGATGCGAGCGCTTGGGCAAGTTCCTGCTGCCGATCCACCCAGCGGCCCGGCGAAAGGCGCCGGGAGGGCGGCGCGGCCCGTGCTTCGCCGAGAAGGGCGTAGAGCAAGAAGCCGGACATCATCGCGCCGATGTGGCCTCGGCGCGTCAGGCCCAAGGCATCCGGGGCGGAGACCGATCCAGAGGATTCATGGATGATGCTCATGGGTCATGCCTCGCGGGTAACGGAGAGCCGAGAGCCCAGCAGTAAAAGCTGAGCTCGTCGACATCTTGTTCGATGAGCGCCGTCTGCGTGGTGCCACCGCCGTGTCCCGAGTTCCGGAGCGGCAGCAGGAAATAGGGGCCGCCTTGAGTGCCTTCCGCCTGGAGCCTGGCGGCCATCTTGAGCGGATCGTGCGGTGGCGCTGCCTGGTCGTTCAACGCTGACACGAAGGCCATCACGGGATAGCGGCGATCGGCTCGGACGTTGTGATAGGGCGAATACCCGGCGAGATAAGCGCCCTCGTCGGGATCGTCGGGCGAGCCGTACTCGACGATGGCGGAACTCAGGTAGCCGAAGCTTGGAAAGCGCAGCATGTCGAGGATGGGCACGCGGCAATAGACAGCGCCGAAGGCCTCGGGGGCTTGCAGGGCTGCGACGGCGACGAGCAGGCCGCCGTTGCTGTTGCCGCGCGAGGCGAGCTTGGAGGGAACCGTATAGCCCGCCGAGACGAGCCAACGCGCCGCCGCGATGTAGTCATTGAAGGCGTTTTGCCGCCGTGTTTTGCATGCCGCCTCGTGCCAGGCGCGGCCGTATTCGCCGCCCCCTCGCACGTTGGCGAAGGCAAGCACGCCGCCCAGCTTCAGCCAGGCGGCGTTGAGCGCCGAGAAGCGCGGCTCCACCGAGATGTTGAAGCCTCCATAACCACTCAGACGCACCACTTGGCGCCCGTCGCGAGGCAAGCCTCTTCGGTGGATGATGAACATCGAGACCCGGGTCCCGTCGGGCGACTCGTACCAGACCTGGTCCGTCACATACTCGGACGCGTCGAGCCCGGCATCAGGGACATGGTACGGCGACAGGCGATCCGTCGCGTAGTCGTACCGGTAGACCGATGGCGGCTGCACATACGACGTGAAATGGACCCACACTTCGTCGCTGCTCCAGGCGCCGCTGATGCCGCTGACGATGCCTTCCCCTTCGTTGCGATTCACCGAGCCGAGGGCGGGCAGCTCAAGATCGCGAAGGCAGGTGCCGTCTTCGGCGTGGATGCGCACACGGTGCGATGCCGCATGCGAGTAGACGGCGTAGAGCCGGCCCCCGGCGCCGGTGACCGTTTGCAGCGTGTCCGCGCCTTCGGGGATGAGCGTCCGCCACTCGGTGGGAGCTGTCAGCGGCGCGATGCAGAGGCGGCCGCGCGGCGCATCGAGATCGGTTTGGACGAGCAGCGAGTCGCCGATCACCTGCACCTGGTTGAGAGACCGCATGGCGGGAGCCACCGGCACGAGCGCGTCATCAGCGAGGCGCAAGAGGTAGACGCTGTTGGCGTGCACATAGTCCCATTTGAAGAGCACGGCGAAGCGGCGGCACTCGCTGAGCTTGACGGAGCACCAGTACTCTTTCACGTGGTCGTCGCCGAAGATCCGGCGGGCTGGCGCGCCCGACCCAAGCCGGTGCTCGTAGATGGCATTCCAGTGTGCCTCGTCGCCTGTGGGCACCTCGCCCGGTTCGGGACACGCCGCATAGAAAAACCCTGACGCGTCGGGCCGCCAGGCCAGCGACGAGTGGCCCGTCCCGCGGGGCCGGTCGGGAAGCAGCTGCCCTGTCTCGACGTCAACCACGTGGATCACTGCGGCGTGGGTCCCTCCCACGGCCTTCCCGAACGCGACCCGCGTTCCGTCGGGGGAGGGTACGGCGAACACCAGCGCCTCTCCGCTCGCCCACGTGTTGGGGTCGAGCACCGTCTCGAGAGGCGCCTCCGGGCCGCGCTGGAGCATGAACTTGAGCTTGTCGTCGCGGGCATCTGCCTGCCAGAGAAACGCGCGTCCATGCGGCCCGGCGGGAATCGGCGGCGAGAGCCGCGCATAGCTCGCGGAGCGAGTGACCGCAGCCCTCAACCCCTCGCGCTCGGGGATCGCGCGCAGCACGGAGTGCGTGACGGCCTCCTGCGTCGCGATCCATGCCTGGGTCTCCGGGGCGTCGAGCCGCTCCATCCAGGCGTATGGATCGTCATACCGCCTGCCGTGCAGGGTGTAACCGCTCTCCGGGTCGCGTCGCGCCGTGGGAAATTTCAGGGCCCGCGTCAGGTTGTTCATCAGGAAGCCTTGCCGATTCAGTTCGATGCGCGGACCAGCCAGTACCAGTGGGACGCGGCGAGGCGGCGCCGGCTCTTCTGCGCATCTCGCAGCGCGAAGCAGGGGGCGAAGACCTCCTGGATGGCCGTGGGGGAAAGCCGCAGATCGCTCGGGGTCGAATCCAACGCCCAGATCAGGTGGATGCCCCCGGGCTTGAGAAGCCGGGACACTTCTGCCACATAAGCCAGCTGGCCCTGAGGGTCGAAACAATGAAAACAGCCGACGTCGAAGGAGAAGTCGAACGGGCCGCTGAGCGCCTCCAAGCGGGTGACATCTCCCACGAGGAATTCGGGCTGGACGCTATCCCTGGCAACACTCTCCCGCGCCTGGGCGATCGCGACGGAGGAGAAGTCGACTCCGGTCGCGCGCAATCCCTGGTGCGCCAGATAGCGCGTGAACCTTCCGACCCCGCACCCCAGTTCCAGGGAACTCCGGGGATTTCCCTGGCGGGCCAACGCTTTGACTTCCTTTGGAATGCGGATGTCACCCCAGAATGTGAAGGGAGCACGGTAGGCGCGATCGAAATCGGCGCTCGTCATG
Protein-coding sequences here:
- a CDS encoding DMT family transporter, with translation MAWFVLIVSGVLESGWAIALKKSEGFTRLGPSVTFGVLAMVSFGGLAWAMKTLPAGPSYAVWTGIGAALTATLGILLFNEAVSAVKLVSIGLIIAGVTGLALTGGGH
- a CDS encoding TetR/AcrR family transcriptional regulator, which produces MPSPGSRGTHQERGRRRRAQLIQGVLHVLLEQGLEAVSARSVAIAAKVPLAAITYYFTSLDELIAEALTALLHRWVEQVRRTTRHVRTHPAQADLARWVTQAMLPPGGRASIQAHYELLLACGRRTALAAALARGRGHLDEALGELIAASMPSSPRRPSPPLVLALLDGAVVSALSEGAPVGATLRARLRELLEHTATA
- a CDS encoding class I SAM-dependent methyltransferase, yielding MTAPMTSADFDRAYRAPFTFWGDIRIPKEVKALARQGNPRSSLELGCGVGRFTRYLAHQGLRATGVDFSSVAIAQARESVARDSVQPEFLVGDVTRLEALSGPFDFSFDVGCFHCFDPQGQLAYVAEVSRLLKPGGIHLIWALDSTPSDLRLSPTAIQEVFAPCFALRDAQKSRRRLAASHWYWLVRASN
- a CDS encoding prolyl oligopeptidase family serine peptidase — translated: MNNLTRALKFPTARRDPESGYTLHGRRYDDPYAWMERLDAPETQAWIATQEAVTHSVLRAIPEREGLRAAVTRSASYARLSPPIPAGPHGRAFLWQADARDDKLKFMLQRGPEAPLETVLDPNTWASGEALVFAVPSPDGTRVAFGKAVGGTHAAVIHVVDVETGQLLPDRPRGTGHSSLAWRPDASGFFYAACPEPGEVPTGDEAHWNAIYEHRLGSGAPARRIFGDDHVKEYWCSVKLSECRRFAVLFKWDYVHANSVYLLRLADDALVPVAPAMRSLNQVQVIGDSLLVQTDLDAPRGRLCIAPLTAPTEWRTLIPEGADTLQTVTGAGGRLYAVYSHAASHRVRIHAEDGTCLRDLELPALGSVNRNEGEGIVSGISGAWSSDEVWVHFTSYVQPPSVYRYDYATDRLSPYHVPDAGLDASEYVTDQVWYESPDGTRVSMFIIHRRGLPRDGRQVVRLSGYGGFNISVEPRFSALNAAWLKLGGVLAFANVRGGGEYGRAWHEAACKTRRQNAFNDYIAAARWLVSAGYTVPSKLASRGNSNGGLLVAVAALQAPEAFGAVYCRVPILDMLRFPSFGYLSSAIVEYGSPDDPDEGAYLAGYSPYHNVRADRRYPVMAFVSALNDQAAPPHDPLKMAARLQAEGTQGGPYFLLPLRNSGHGGGTTQTALIEQDVDELSFYCWALGSPLPARHDP